AATGTCGATAATCTTACGACGAAATCCATGGTAAGTCTCTCCCACTTCCATTCAAGGATTGGTATCCTTTGAAACTCTCCACTTGGCTTCTGATGCTCCGCATTCACTTGTTGGCACACTGTGCATCGACTTATGAACTTTGCCACATCCTCCTTTAACTTATTCCACCAATACAATGTCTTTATGTCCCTGTACATCTTGTTAGCACTAGAGTGTATGGTGTATATCAAGTGATGTGCCTCTCTTAGCACACGCTGCCTTAGGCCATCTACATCAAGAACGCATAAGCGCACCCCATACCTTAAAACTCCTTCAGAGTCCACCATGAACTTCTTAGCCTTGCCTTCACTAACCTTACCTTTACGGGCTACATCCATTAACTTGGCCAAGGATGGATCCTTAGATTGAGCCGCCTTAATTTCCTTAACCAAGGTGGAACAAAGTTGGACATGAGCCAAGAACACATCCTTATCAGCCTACCCGAAACATAGGCCACTCGCCTCTAAACCATGTATCTCACGTACTAAGGGTCTCCTGACTTTGACAATGTGTGTTGCTCGAGTGATATAGTATGGTGTAGTCGTAATTCTTGAGGAACTCTATCCATCTCCTCTGCCTTAGGTTTAAATCCTTTTAGTCGAATATATACTTTAGACTCTTGTGGTTAGTATAGATCTCACAggtctcaccatataaatagtgtcgtCATAACTTAAGGGAAAATACCACTGGTGCCATCTTGAGATCATGGATGAGATAGTTTTTCTCATGCCTCTTCAACTGCCTTGAGGTATAGGCAATGACTCGGCCATGTTGCATAAGACACAACCAAATCCAATCCTAGAAGCATCACAAAAAATGACATAACCACTTTCCCCTGAAGGTAAGGCTAACACCAAAGCCATAGTCAGACTCTTCTTGAGTCTTGCAAAGCTCCTCTCACACTCATCAGACCACTCAAACTACGATAATAACTGGCTAGACCTAAGAAGCTACATATCTCACTAGCTGAACTAAGCTTAGGCCACTTCTCCATGGTCTCAATCCTTTTAGGGTCTACTATGATGCCCTCATTGGACACTACATGGCCCAAAACACCATGTTGTCCAACCAAAATTCATACTTCGAGAACTTAGCATATAGCTTGTGTTCTCGCAAAGTTTGAAGCACTACCCTGGGTTGGTGCTTGTGCTCCTCTTGGCTCTTCGAGTAAATCAATATGTCATCGATAAACACAATGACGAAGTGATCAAGGTATGGTCTAAATACTCTGTTCATGAAGTCCATAAATGTTGTCGCGGGCATTCGTAAGGCCAAAAAACATTACTAAATACTCATAATGGTCGTATCGAGTCCTAAAGGTAGTCTTAGGGATGTCATATCCCTTAATACGAAGTTGGTGGTGACTCAATGCTTAGCAGTTAGTGAGTGAACttggcgaatcccacatcgactGGCCATGAGGGGGATGCTGGGCTTATATATGCTGGTTAGATAACAATATTTTAAAGGTGGTTGTCTAGgctgttatagttggtatcaaagccgacctTCTGGTACCGAATGTTGGGGCCAACACGTGCGGGGGCGCACGTGTCCGAAGGGGGGCGGACCCGATGCGTAGCAGCCGATAAATGATCttggcgaatcccacatcggctaGCCAGGAAGGGATGTTGGGCTTATATATGTTGGCTAGGCAGGAAGGTGGTTACCTAAGCTATTACAAAAACCCAATTCAATCTTCCAAGGCATGAAAGCATCTCACTTTTCCTTTCAACATGTACATAAACGTGTATGCAACTAAAACTCCATATCACAATAGAAGACATGTAGACAAATTACGAGAATTGGATATCTTGAACAGTTCGGTACTTGTCGGGTATTTGATCAAACGCAAATAATTTGAAGTGCACATAAACCTCCCAACCAGGAGGAAGCTTACGTGCATCCCTCCAAAACTGGGACTGGGTAGGGGGATATGTGACCATTTCCGTTACTTTTCTTCATTTGGATAAAGGCACAATCCCCTGAAACCCGTTGAAACGACTTCAATTTCTATGCCATTACTTATTTCTATAGTATAAGTATAGCAAAATCAGAACTTGTTTCAGACACACCACTTAATAGCCGCCGACTTCAAAATCACTAGACTCGTATTCTTCAACGTTTCCTTCCAAAAACATTGAGAAAGACTCTTTTCTGAAGAGGTTGTGAGCCGGCCGAACATCTCTCATCAATCTCTCGAAACTTGTGTGATACAATTAAAGCATTTCCATAACATAATTTCAGCCCCTTAAATGTAAAGCCAACCACATTGATGGAAAAGAATGCAGGTGAAATAGAATAGAGATGAAAATCACAAACATGCCCACTGCACCATCTAATTCGTCAGACATCTTTTGCATAATCAACACTGATATTCGCAAACTGCACTAACTGATCAGACGAGATGACTTGGGGACATTTAGGCTGACATACGATGCACCAATAATTAATGTTTTGTGGACATTTAGGCTGACATATGATGAAATGTattgttttgaatgttttctAAGGAacaaattctgatttttctttttcttttttgaatttatgCAGCAGACgagataacttttttttttttttttatcaggaAAATTGTTTGATTGTTGATTGGGCTTTTCTGTTGAGTTGATGTTTTCTGTTGAGAGGTGGAGGTGGAGGCATGCTTCATATACTTCCGTTAaaacaagattttcattctagATTGGTTACTGGTTAGTTACAAACACTGAGTAGCAgttaatttaatagaaaattctcaaaattaattacaatCTATTTTCTAACAAGCTAACTAAACCAAATATGTGATGTGTACCAAGTGTAGTAGCTTTGGGGAGACAATAAACAATCCTGTTCTTGTAATTTAGTCGAACATTAGGATGATACAAGACAGTGGACTGtaacaaatcaaacaaaattaagaacaaaCGTATTCACGGAAGAGTCCAGATCTAATGACGATAAAGGGAGAGAATCTCAAATGTAATCACTCCATCACAACCAAACTTGTGAAGAACAAACGAAGTTGATGGGGAGCTCTGCTTGCTTCATCTTTCATTTGTTACTTCGAAGCCAATCAAGAATTCCCTTCTCTGATTCAGTGAGCGGCTCTTTCTTCCCCTTGAGAGAACCTTCCACAAAATCGAAGTAATCCTTGTAGTTTCGCTTGTAATAACTGTCCAATCTCTGttcatgcaagaagaattagaagaagaagaagaagaagaaggcataAAATCAGAGGATGCTCAAAAGCTGTGAAGCAACCACCGTGGTTTCCTTTACCTCTTTGTCATTCTTGGCCTTGTTTTCTTCTGATTTCTTCAGATACCCTGATGATGACAAGTTTCCAAGTTAATAGAATTCAGATATCCATTCGAGAGATTAGAAAGCGGTACCAAATTGGAGGCTTTGAAGGTGGAAAATACTCTTAAGAAGCTCAGTCCTCCCGGACTCATTATTATTGGATTGCAAAGAAGCAGCAGCTGCAGTTGATGATAGGAGGAGGCTCCTTCTTCCCAATTCCAGTATccttggtcttcttcttcttctttcagcCGGTGCTGCATTAGATGAACCAGCTCTGCTTATAGTTGCTCTTAGAGCCatcttttgctctctctctttctctctctctctctctgagccACCAGTTTGTGATGAAGATTAGGCATAttggaaaagagagaagaattcttttttatttgtggGTCCTCCTTTGGAGTGAATCCAGTCCAACCATGTTGTCTACGCAAGTACATATAAGTGAGACGATATCTACACCTATAATGCTACAAAAATAACTCTTTTTATACATAAGTTGAACGCCCAGTAAAATTAAG
This genomic stretch from Diospyros lotus cultivar Yz01 chromosome 1, ASM1463336v1, whole genome shotgun sequence harbors:
- the LOC127788963 gene encoding uncharacterized protein LOC127788963, giving the protein MALRATISRAGSSNAAPAERRRRRPRILELGRRSLLLSSTAAAASLQSNNNESGRTELLKRYLKKSEENKAKNDKERLDSYYKRNYKDYFDFVEGSLKGKKEPLTESEKGILDWLRSNK